The Deltaproteobacteria bacterium genome includes a region encoding these proteins:
- a CDS encoding 5-(carboxyamino)imidazole ribonucleotide synthase: MSSKSSIGILGSGQLGMMLAEAADVLKIPFGILETPSVGDAVILKKWLPGFSVVTVENEFLSTEILKSQAPAEIIFAPSLKTIDLIQDKLTQKEFLCDAGLPVPPFRAITTKADCLKFAKDHGWPIVLKERRNGYDGRGTYILRTSDALDGFWNDSAPKRYLLAEQFIPFATELAIQIARNETGEVAYFPIVETFQSNGICLWVKAPAEISSDDQTAIQAIATTMMEKLNAVGVFAVELFYTAGGEIFINELAPRVHNSGHYTIEGCETSQFAQHLLAINKEALGKTTLRHPAVAMLNLLGDFDGPCKIMGEKNLSQRHPAVLHWYHKQESRRGRKLGHITAWGETTDKALNAAIEARKELNICPKNRK, encoded by the coding sequence ATGTCTTCAAAATCTTCCATCGGGATATTGGGGAGTGGGCAGTTGGGAATGATGCTGGCGGAAGCCGCCGATGTTTTGAAAATTCCATTCGGTATTTTGGAAACACCGTCAGTAGGAGACGCCGTTATCCTGAAAAAATGGCTTCCCGGTTTTTCCGTCGTCACTGTTGAAAATGAATTTCTCTCCACCGAAATTTTGAAATCGCAGGCCCCCGCGGAAATTATTTTCGCCCCATCTTTGAAAACGATTGATTTGATTCAGGACAAATTGACTCAAAAAGAATTTTTGTGCGACGCAGGACTTCCGGTCCCTCCGTTTCGTGCCATCACTACAAAAGCAGATTGCCTGAAATTCGCGAAAGACCACGGCTGGCCCATTGTGTTGAAAGAACGCCGCAACGGTTATGACGGACGGGGAACCTATATTCTGCGCACATCCGATGCTCTGGATGGTTTTTGGAACGACTCCGCGCCCAAACGATATCTTCTGGCGGAACAATTTATTCCTTTTGCAACCGAGTTGGCCATTCAGATTGCGCGTAATGAAACGGGCGAGGTGGCTTATTTTCCAATTGTGGAAACTTTTCAAAGCAACGGCATTTGTCTGTGGGTGAAGGCTCCGGCCGAGATCAGTTCTGATGACCAGACAGCCATACAAGCCATTGCTACAACCATGATGGAGAAACTCAATGCGGTCGGAGTTTTCGCCGTCGAACTTTTTTACACGGCAGGAGGGGAAATTTTTATCAACGAACTGGCCCCGCGAGTTCACAATTCGGGGCATTACACGATTGAAGGATGTGAAACCTCCCAATTTGCCCAACATCTTTTGGCAATTAATAAGGAAGCTTTGGGAAAAACTACATTACGTCATCCGGCTGTTGCGATGCTCAATCTTTTGGGGGATTTTGACGGTCCTTGCAAGATAATGGGAGAAAAGAACTTATCACAACGTCACCCCGCCGTGTTGCATTGGTATCACAAACAGGAATCAAGAAGAGGACGCAAGCTTGGCCACATTACGGCATGGGGAGAAACCACGGACAAGGCGTTGAATGCGGCCATCGAAGCGCGAAAGGAATTAAACATATGTCCAAAAAATCGAAAATAA
- the purE gene encoding 5-(carboxyamino)imidazole ribonucleotide mutase, translating into MGSDSDMPVLKEAITVLKQLKIRFEVEILSAHRTPHRMVAYAEHALVRGVQVIVAGAGGAAHLPGMIASITTLPVIGVPIPTKSLNGLDSLLSIVQMPPGVPVATVAIGGAKNAGLLAAQILSLSDLSLAKALKKYKEALVDIVVAKNKKLKH; encoded by the coding sequence ATGGGGTCCGATTCGGACATGCCGGTTTTGAAAGAGGCGATAACAGTTTTAAAGCAATTGAAAATCAGATTTGAAGTGGAAATTTTATCCGCCCACCGAACGCCTCACAGAATGGTGGCTTATGCAGAACACGCGCTGGTGCGAGGTGTGCAAGTGATTGTTGCGGGGGCAGGGGGGGCGGCCCATCTTCCGGGCATGATCGCTTCCATCACCACTCTGCCGGTCATTGGTGTGCCTATTCCTACCAAATCCCTCAACGGTCTGGATTCGCTTTTATCGATTGTGCAAATGCCTCCGGGTGTTCCGGTGGCAACGGTAGCTATCGGCGGAGCAAAGAATGCCGGCTTGTTAGCCGCGCAAATTCTGTCCCTTTCTGATTTGAGTCTTGCAAAAGCGTTGAAAAAATACAAAGAAGCACTGGTTGACATAGTCGTTGCAAAAAATAAAAAATTAAAACATTAA
- a CDS encoding FecR domain-containing protein, giving the protein MKLYTLKLISSLFVIAGLFFAPPLHAKDTVGKVTEITGKVLVTHEGETKPCDLADQAPIFLKDTIETKKDGVVKLSLNDASDFTLRENTKVVVSEFLLDPKKNKRETVLDVALGKVRAVVTKTFNKAISKTELKTPTAVVGVRGTDFAIEVGKNKTLVYCLKGLVQTFNPLFPAQTINVAAGMFTDVLQGVVPKLPAAIPQEMLQEIENQFGFPVTAEGLKEKGKEELQKHVPFPLP; this is encoded by the coding sequence ATGAAACTTTACACTTTAAAACTTATTTCCTCTCTCTTCGTCATTGCGGGTTTATTTTTTGCGCCGCCTCTTCATGCAAAGGATACGGTGGGTAAGGTCACTGAAATCACCGGAAAAGTTTTGGTAACCCATGAAGGGGAAACAAAACCGTGTGACTTGGCCGATCAGGCCCCCATCTTTCTCAAAGACACCATTGAAACCAAAAAAGACGGCGTGGTGAAGTTGTCTTTGAATGATGCTTCCGATTTTACCCTGCGTGAAAATACAAAAGTTGTTGTGTCCGAATTTTTATTGGATCCAAAGAAAAACAAGAGAGAGACGGTTTTGGATGTGGCGTTGGGGAAGGTGCGTGCCGTGGTGACAAAAACCTTCAACAAAGCCATTTCCAAAACAGAATTGAAAACACCCACAGCCGTGGTGGGAGTACGTGGAACTGATTTCGCCATCGAGGTTGGGAAAAATAAGACACTTGTCTATTGTTTAAAAGGATTGGTGCAGACATTTAATCCTCTTTTCCCCGCACAAACAATCAATGTTGCCGCCGGCATGTTTACGGATGTGCTTCAAGGTGTGGTCCCCAAATTGCCCGCCGCAATTCCGCAGGAAATGTTGCAGGAAATTGAGAACCAGTTTGGTTTTCCGGTAACGGCGGAAGGATTAAAAGAGAAGGGGAAAGAAGAGTTGCAAAAGCACGTCCCCTTTCCCCTCCCGTAA
- a CDS encoding aminotransferase class IV, producing MTEQILFFNGKWYPASARPDFLDFEFFAYCHALHYASAVFEGSRCYPNLAKNDGTINLIGIDIRIDRLFGSMEYAWMRLSENPQQVWNDFVSLYPPLAEKYKAVLKGKIKKEDVIQFRYSKADVKDFIIKTVLLNLHNEFFKPSEGCYVRPLVMRGNTPGRSLGVFSLGHSVDFLLSVKPWGKYLGKEIFEKGAPVLISQHGNEEWNRQFKLASNYLTGQRIVNFACYNQFSECLLTDATPERNVLEGSGENLVFYKGNNKFVSPEQKGKPILPGTTLKVVDQMIRAMGGEIEYRDIPVQEILDKNFQGAVMTGTAAEITPISLVFDTKTKKAIEIPMPQEIKDLQKTYLNLVGGLEVDARLKNLQQSLIQELKWIPSEHNPLLNLIEK from the coding sequence ATGACGGAACAGATCCTTTTTTTCAACGGCAAATGGTATCCTGCGAGCGCGAGACCTGATTTTCTCGATTTCGAATTTTTTGCCTACTGCCACGCGCTTCACTACGCAAGCGCTGTTTTTGAAGGCTCACGCTGTTATCCCAATCTCGCAAAAAACGATGGAACAATCAATTTGATCGGCATTGACATCCGCATCGACCGTCTCTTTGGTTCCATGGAATATGCATGGATGCGGCTTTCAGAAAATCCGCAACAGGTGTGGAATGATTTTGTTTCTCTTTATCCTCCACTCGCCGAGAAATACAAAGCCGTGCTCAAGGGAAAAATAAAAAAAGAAGATGTGATTCAGTTTCGCTACTCCAAGGCCGATGTCAAAGATTTTATTATCAAAACAGTTTTGCTGAATCTTCACAACGAATTTTTCAAACCATCCGAGGGTTGTTACGTGCGCCCTCTAGTGATGCGCGGCAATACGCCGGGCAGAAGTCTTGGGGTTTTTTCATTGGGACACAGTGTTGATTTTCTTTTATCGGTCAAACCGTGGGGAAAATATCTGGGAAAAGAAATTTTTGAAAAAGGCGCTCCGGTTCTTATTTCCCAGCATGGCAATGAAGAGTGGAATCGCCAATTTAAATTGGCCTCCAATTATTTAACCGGACAACGCATCGTCAATTTTGCCTGCTACAACCAATTTTCGGAATGTCTGTTGACCGATGCCACCCCCGAAAGAAATGTTCTGGAGGGAAGCGGAGAAAATCTTGTTTTTTACAAAGGCAACAATAAATTTGTTTCACCCGAACAAAAAGGCAAACCCATCCTTCCGGGAACTACTCTGAAAGTTGTCGACCAAATGATTCGTGCGATGGGCGGAGAAATCGAATACCGCGATATTCCGGTTCAGGAAATTTTGGACAAAAATTTTCAAGGCGCTGTCATGACCGGCACCGCGGCGGAAATCACTCCCATCTCTCTTGTGTTTGACACCAAAACAAAAAAAGCGATTGAAATCCCCATGCCACAGGAAATTAAAGATCTTCAAAAAACCTATTTGAATTTGGTGGGAGGATTGGAAGTTGATGCCCGCCTAAAAAACCTGCAACAAAGCCTCATTCAAGAATTAAAGTGGATCCCCTCCGAGCATAATCCTTTATTGAATTTGATTGAGAAATAG
- a CDS encoding ATP-dependent 6-phosphofructokinase — protein sequence MKKTKKIAILTGGGDCPGLNAVICAVTRSAINDYGWEVWGIEDGFEGLIEGRLSPLTSDRVFDIMPLGGTILGTTNRSSPFFYSKDGGKTPYRDTSKQILQLFERNGLNALVCVGGEGTMSFAKRFSQEGLPIVGIPKTIDNDVPGTERTVGFYSAVHTATEAIDKLHTTAASHHRVMVIEVMGRDAGWLALASGLAGGANIILIPELPFDLEKVYQRVKRRSLRGRRFTIVVVAEGAFPAGGKQVVQKRVKDVSQPIRLGGVAHWLAAQIEKNTDVEARAVVLGHVLRGGSPIYQDRILATSFGCEATHRLAMGESAMMVGWHEGKHISIALKNLAPGMRHVPKNHDWIATCRSMGFTFAEAD from the coding sequence ATGAAAAAAACCAAAAAAATTGCAATTTTAACCGGTGGGGGTGATTGCCCGGGTTTGAATGCCGTTATTTGCGCTGTCACGCGCAGTGCTATTAATGATTATGGTTGGGAGGTGTGGGGGATTGAAGACGGGTTTGAAGGGTTGATTGAAGGGCGCCTGTCGCCTCTCACATCGGACCGCGTTTTTGACATCATGCCGCTCGGGGGAACCATTTTGGGGACCACCAACCGGAGCAGTCCGTTCTTTTATTCAAAAGATGGGGGCAAGACTCCGTACAGAGATACTTCCAAACAAATTTTGCAACTCTTCGAAAGAAATGGACTCAATGCCCTTGTGTGCGTGGGCGGGGAAGGAACTATGTCTTTCGCAAAAAGATTTTCACAAGAGGGTTTGCCCATCGTCGGTATTCCAAAAACAATTGATAATGATGTCCCCGGCACGGAGCGAACGGTTGGTTTTTATTCCGCGGTTCACACCGCCACCGAGGCAATTGACAAACTCCACACCACGGCGGCTTCTCACCACCGTGTGATGGTGATTGAGGTGATGGGCCGTGATGCCGGTTGGTTGGCGCTTGCTTCCGGTTTAGCAGGCGGAGCCAACATTATTCTAATTCCGGAACTTCCGTTTGATTTGGAGAAAGTTTATCAACGCGTGAAGCGGCGTTCTCTGCGCGGTCGTCGTTTTACCATCGTGGTGGTTGCCGAAGGGGCTTTTCCCGCGGGCGGAAAACAGGTTGTGCAAAAAAGAGTGAAGGATGTGAGTCAACCGATCCGTCTGGGAGGAGTTGCCCATTGGCTCGCGGCGCAAATTGAAAAAAATACCGATGTGGAAGCAAGGGCCGTTGTGTTGGGGCATGTGCTACGCGGCGGAAGCCCCATTTATCAGGATCGCATTTTGGCAACTTCCTTTGGTTGTGAAGCCACCCACCGGCTTGCCATGGGAGAGAGCGCGATGATGGTTGGCTGGCACGAGGGAAAACATATTTCGATCGCGCTGAAAAATTTGGCCCCGGGCATGAGACACGTCCCCAAAAATCACGACTGGATTGCCACCTGCCGTTCCATGGGTTTTACTTTTGCCGAAGCTGATTGA